The following coding sequences lie in one Ostrea edulis chromosome 8, xbOstEdul1.1, whole genome shotgun sequence genomic window:
- the LOC125660685 gene encoding dnaJ homolog subfamily A member 1-like has translation MVKETAYYDILGVKPNATADEIKKAYRKLALKYHPDKNPEEPEKFKLISQAYEVLSDPKKRDIYNEGGEEAIKGGGTGGDFHNPFDIFDMFFGGGSGRRGQRGPSKGKNVVHQLQVSLEDLYNGATRKLALSKNVICDKCEGRGGKEGAVQKCTTCRGTGMQIRIHQLGPGMVQQIQTVCSECSGKGESINPKLRCKHCQGKKVIRERKILEVHIDKGMKDGENIRFAGEGDQEPGLEAGDIVIVLDEKSHEVFKRRDFDLVMTMQLDLVECLCGFHRTITTLDNRTLVITAIPGEIIKPNDIKCVMNEGMPMHRNPFEKGRLIIKFDVKFPEKIKVEQVPSLEKVLPTRKEPIIPDGAEEHDLVEFNPSEYEQQRRREVYDDDDDDDMPGGQRVQCASH, from the exons ATGGTGAAGGAGACTGCTTACTATGACATCCTGGGCGTCAAACCGAATGCCACGGCCGACGAAATCAAGAAGGCTTACAGGAAGCTGGCGCTGAAGTATCACCCGGATAAAAACCCCGAGGAGCCGGAGAAA TTTAAGTTGATAAGCCAGGCCTATGAAGTCTTATCTGACCCAAAGAAAAGAGACATTTACAATGAAGGTGGCGAAGAGGCCATCAAAGGCGGCGGTACCGGTGGGGATTTCCACAACCCATTTGATATCTTTGACATGTTCTTTGGTGGCGGAAGTGGAAGAAGAGGTCAGAGGGGGCCGTCTAAAGGGAAGAATGTGGTGCACCAACTCCAGGTCAGCCTAGAGGACCTCTATAATGGAGCTACCCGAAAACTGGCCCTGTCAAAGAATGTCATCTGTGATAAATGTGAAG GTCGTGGTGGCAAGGAGGGAGCTGTTCAGAAGTGCACAACTTGTCGAGGAACTGGCATGCAGATCCGGATTCATCAGCTTGGACCAGGCATGGTGCAGCAGATCCAGACGGTGTGTTCCGAGTGCTCCGGAAAAGGTGAAAGCATCAACCCCAAACTCCGATGTAAACACTGCCAAGGCAAGAAGGTGATCAGAGAAAGAAAAATCCTGGAGGTCCATATAGATAAAG GAATGAAAGATGGAGAAAATATACGATTTGCTGGGGAAGGTGACCAAGAGCCCGGATTAGAAGCTGGAGACATAGTCATCGTGCTGGACGAGAAATCTCATGAGGTTTTCAAGAGGCGTGACTTCGACTTGGTAATGACCATGCAACTTGACCTGGTAGAGTGTCTGTGTGGCTTTCATAGAACAATCACCACCCTGGACAATCGGACACTGGTCATAACGGCAATACCAG GTGAAATTATAAAACCAAATGATATCAAGTGTGTTATGAATGAAGGTATGCCAATGCACAGGAACCCATTTGAGAAAGGACGTCTTATAATcaaatttgatgtgaaatttccGGAAAAAATCAAAGTGGAACAAGTTCCTTCCTTGGAGAAAGTTTTGCCGACCAGAAAAGAACCAATTATTCCAGACGGTGCTGAGGAACACGATTTAGTGGAGTTCAATCCTTCTGAATATGAACAGCAGCGTCGACGAGAGGTgtatgatgatgatgacgatgatgacATGCCTGGAGGTCAAAGAGTTCAATGTGCATCTCATTAA
- the LOC125662872 gene encoding uncharacterized protein LOC125662872, with protein sequence MMENKERTRQTPKRKGNYRTYQSDSQKKGKLQNVPVRLPKERDITERTRQTPKRKGNYRTYQSDSQKKGKLQNVPVRLPKERDITERTSQTPKRKGNYRTYQTDSQKKGKLQNVPVRLPKERDITERTSQTPKRKGNYRTYQTDSQKKGKLQNVPVRLPKEREITERTSQTPKRKGHYRTYQSDSQKKGKLQNVPDRLPKERDITERTSQTPKRKGHYRTYQSDSQKKGTLQNVPVRLPKERDITERTRQTPKRKGHYRTYQSDSQKKGKLQNVPDRLPKERDITERTSQTPKRKGHYRTYQSDSQKKGTLQNVPVRLPKEREITEHTRQTPKRKGNYRTYQSDSQKKGKLQNVPDRLPKERDITERTSQTPKRKGNYRTYQTDSQKKGTLQNVPDRLPKERDITERTRQTPKRKGNYRTYQTDSQKKGKLQNVPVRLPKERDITERTSQTPKRKGNYRTYQTDSQKKGKLQNVPVRLPKERDITERTSQTPKRKGNYRTYQTDSQKKGKLQNVPVRLPKERDITERTSQTPKRKGNYRTYQTDSQKKGKLQNVPVRLPKERDITERTSQTPKRKGNYRTYQTDSQKKGKLQNVPVRLPKEREITERTSQTPKRKGHYRTYQSDSQKKGKLQNIPDRLPKERDITERTSQTPKRKGHYRTYQSDSQKKGTLQNVPVRLPKEREITERTSQTPKRKGNYRTYQTDSQKKGKLQNVPVRLPKEREITERTSQTPKRKGHYRTYQSDSQKKGKLQNIPDRLPKERDITERTSQTPKRKGHYRTYQSDSQKKGTLQNVPVRLPKEREITERTSQTPKRKGNYRTYQSDFQKKGKLQNIPDRLPKEKDITERTRQTPKRKGNYRTYQSDSQKKGKLQNVPDRLPKEKDITERTRQTSKRKGNYRTYQSDSQKKGKLQNVPVRLPKERK encoded by the exons ATGATGGAAAACAAAG AACGTACCAGACAGACTCCCAAAAGAAAGGGAAATTACAGAACGTACCAGTCAGACTCCCAAAAGAAAGGGAAATTACAGAACGTACCAGTCAGACTCCCAAAAGAAAGGGACATTACAGAACGTACCAGACAGACTCCCAAAAGAAAGGGAAATTACAGAACGTACCAGTCAGACTCCCAAAAGAAAGGGAAATTACAGAACGTACCAGTCAGACTCCCAAAAGAAAGGGACATTACAGAACGTACCAGTCAGACTCCCAAAAGAAAGGGAAATTACAGAACATACCAGACAGACTCCCAAAAGAAAGGGAAATTACAGAACGTACCAGTCAGACTCCCAAAAGAAAGGGACATTACAGAACGTACCAGTCAGACTCCCAAAAGAAAGGGAAATTACAGAACATACCAGACAGACTCCCAAAAGAAAGGGAAATTACAGAACGTACCAGTCAGACTCCCAAAAGAAAGGGAAATTACAGAACGTACCAGTCAGACTCCCAAAAGAAAGGGACATTACAGAACGTACCAGTCAGACTCCCAAAAGAAAGGGAAATTACAGAACGTACCCGACAGACTCCCAAAAGAAAGGGACATTACAGAACGTACCAGTCAGACTCCCAAAAGAAAGGGACATTACAGAACGTACCAGTCAGACTCCCAAAAGAAAGGGACATTACAGAACGTACCAGTCAGACTCCCAAAAGAAAGGGACATTACAGAACGTACCAGACAGACTCCCAAAAGAAAGGGACATTACAGAACGTACCAGTCAGACTCCCAAAAGAAAGGGAAATTACAGAACGTACCAGACAGACTCCCAAAAGAAAGGGACATTACAGAACGTACCAGTCAGACTCCCAAAAGAAAGGGACATTACAGAACGTACCAGTCAGACTCCCAAAAGAAAGGGACATTACAGAACGTACCAGTCAGACTCCCAAAAGAAAGGGAAATTACAGAACATACCAGACAGACTCCCAAAAGAAAGGGAAATTACAGAACGTACCAGTCAGACTCCCAAAAGAAAGGGAAATTACAGAACGTACCAGACAGACTCCCAAAAGAAAGGGACATTACAGAACGTACCAGTCAGACTCCCAAAAGAAAGGGAAATTACAGAACATACCAGACAGACTCCCAAAAGAAAGGGACATTACAGAACGTACCAGACAGACTCCCAAAAGAAAGGGACATTACAGAACGTACCAGACAGACTCCCAAAAGAAAGGGAAATTACAGAACGTACCAGACAGACTCCCAAAAGAAAGGGAAATTACAGAACGTACCAGTCAGACTCCCAAAAGAAAGGGACATTACAGAACGTACCAGTCAGACTCCCAAAAGAAAGGGAAATTACAGAACATACCAGACAGACTCCCAAAAGAAAGGGAAATTACAGAACGTACCAGTCAGACTCCCAAAAGAAAGGGACATTACAGAACGTACCAGTCAGACTCCCAAAAGAAAGGGAAATTACAGAACATACCAGACAGACTCCCAAAAGAAAGGGAAATTACAGAACGTACCAGTCAGACTCCCAAAAGAAAGGGACATTACAGAACGTACCAGTCAGACTCCCAAAAGAAAGGGAAATTACAGAACATACCAGACAGACTCCCAAAAGAAAGGGAAATTACAGAACGTACCAGTCAGACTCCCAAAAGAAAGGGACATTACAGAACGTACCAGTCAGACTCCCAAAAGAAAGGGAAATTACAGAACATACCAGACAGACTCCCAAAAGAAAGGGAAATTACAGAACGTACCAGTCAGACTCCCAAAAGAAAGGGAAATTACAGAACGTACCAGTCAGACTCCCAAAAGAAAGGGACATTACAGAACGTACCAGTCAGACTCCCAAAAGAAAGGGAAATTACAGAACATACCAGACAGACTCCCAAAAGAAAGGGACATTACAGAACGTACCAGTCAGACTCCCAAAAGAAAGGGACATTACAGAACGTACCAGTCAGACTCCCAAAAGAAAGGGACATTACAGAACGTACCAGTCAGACTCCCAAAAGAAAGGGAAATTACAGAACGTACCAGTCAGACTCCCAAAAGAAAGGGAAATTACAGAACATACCAGACAGACTCCCAAAAGAAAGGGAAATTACAGAACGTACCAGTCAGACTCCCAAAAGAAAGGGAAATTACAGAACGTACCAGTCAGACTCCCAAAAGAAAGGGACATTACAGAACGTACCAGTCAGACTCCCAAAAGAAAGGGAAATTACAGAACATACCAGACAGACTCCCAAAAGAAAGGGACATTACAGAACGTACCAGTCAGACTCCCAAAAGAAAGGGACATTACAGAACGTACCAGTCAGACTCCCAAAAGAAAGGGACATTACAGAACGTACCAGTCAGACTCCCAAAAGAAAGGGAAATTACAGAACGTACCAGTCAGACTCCCAAAAGAAAGGGAAATTACAGAACGTACCAGTCAGACTTCCAAAAGAAAGGGAAATTACAGAACATACCAGACAGACTCCCAAAAGAAAAAGACATTACAGAACGTACCCGTCAGACTCCCAAAAGAAAGGGAAATTACAGAACGTACCAGTCAGACTCCCAAAAGAAAGGGAAATTACAGAACGTACCAGACAGACTCCCAAAAGAAAAAGACATTACAGAACGTACCCGTCAGACTTCCAAAAGAAAGGGAAATTACAGAACGTACCAGTCAGACTCCCAAAAGAAAGGGAAATTACAGAACGTACCAGTCAGACTCCCAAAAGAACGGAAATAA